A window of Halobellus sp. LT62 contains these coding sequences:
- a CDS encoding MBL fold metallo-hydrolase: protein MTRSDWGDWLPRAVEAADPDTVAVWYLGCNGFILKGSEGTTVAIDPYLGTGDPPRTVRMIPVPFDPEDVAEMDAVFATHEHTDHTHGPSQAPILENTGADFYAPDDSLSVAVDDEAWLDEYDLSESQFTEIAEGDTLDVGEFTVHVEFSHDPDSTHPVSYVFEHDSGTFFHGGDTKPHDDFDELGERYDIDLGVLAFGAIGNIPDKQTREPVRTRWYSTENEAVKSASDLQLDRFLPSHWDMWKGMTADPKVLHHHARSYEYPQSLEIAEIGDRVDL, encoded by the coding sequence ATGACTCGAAGCGACTGGGGAGACTGGCTCCCGCGCGCCGTCGAAGCAGCGGATCCCGACACCGTCGCCGTCTGGTACCTCGGCTGCAACGGTTTCATTCTGAAAGGCAGCGAGGGTACGACCGTCGCGATCGACCCGTATCTCGGTACCGGCGATCCGCCGCGGACGGTCCGGATGATCCCCGTTCCCTTCGATCCCGAGGACGTCGCGGAGATGGACGCCGTCTTCGCCACCCACGAGCACACGGACCACACCCACGGGCCGAGTCAGGCACCAATCTTAGAGAACACGGGCGCGGATTTCTACGCCCCCGACGACTCGCTGTCGGTCGCCGTCGACGACGAGGCGTGGCTCGACGAGTACGACCTCTCGGAGTCACAGTTCACGGAAATCGCGGAGGGCGACACCCTCGACGTCGGCGAGTTCACCGTCCACGTCGAATTCTCCCACGATCCCGACTCGACGCATCCGGTCTCGTACGTCTTCGAGCACGACTCGGGGACGTTCTTCCACGGCGGCGACACGAAACCGCACGACGACTTCGACGAACTGGGTGAGCGCTACGACATCGACCTCGGCGTGCTCGCCTTCGGCGCGATCGGCAACATCCCGGACAAGCAGACCCGAGAGCCGGTTCGCACCCGCTGGTACTCCACGGAGAACGAGGCGGTCAAGTCGGCGTCGGATCTCCAACTGGACCGCTTCCTCCCGAGCCACTGGGATATGTGGAAGGGAATGACCGCCGATCCGAAGGTGCTGCACCACCACGCGCGAAGTTACGAGTACCCGCAGTCGCTGGAAATCGCCGAGATCGGCGACCGCGTGGACCTATAG
- a CDS encoding HD domain-containing protein, translating to MTDSTGNGGREYDPDTEHNFPDNRLNAVLEEITTDPEISTYLEAQNVNAVARKGYNDHGPKHIEIVRNRALCLYDLLKGGDVACNGAADQGLEEADEPVIIALAATLHDIGHVVHRDGHVYYSIPLAADLLDRLIPQLGFYDTESTVRLKAEVLHAILCHHTEEDPLTTEAGIIRVADALDMERGRSRIPYEKGGRGINTLSSQAIENVSLRTGDGKPVLVEIEMVNAAGVYQVDNLLKEKLEDSGLEEHVRIVAVNTRSEDQLVERIEL from the coding sequence ATGACTGACTCGACCGGCAACGGGGGTCGCGAGTACGACCCCGACACCGAGCACAACTTCCCCGATAACCGACTCAACGCCGTCCTCGAAGAGATCACGACGGATCCGGAAATCTCGACTTATCTCGAGGCGCAGAACGTCAACGCAGTGGCGCGAAAGGGGTACAACGATCACGGGCCGAAACACATCGAGATCGTCCGCAACCGCGCGCTCTGCCTGTACGATCTCCTGAAAGGTGGCGACGTCGCGTGCAACGGCGCGGCAGACCAAGGCCTCGAAGAGGCCGACGAACCGGTGATCATCGCGCTGGCCGCGACGCTACACGACATCGGGCACGTGGTTCACCGCGACGGCCACGTCTACTACTCGATCCCGCTCGCGGCCGACCTCCTCGACCGGCTCATCCCGCAGTTGGGCTTCTACGACACCGAGTCGACCGTGCGGCTGAAGGCCGAGGTGTTGCACGCGATCCTCTGTCACCATACCGAAGAGGATCCACTGACGACCGAGGCGGGGATCATCCGCGTCGCCGACGCGCTCGATATGGAACGCGGGCGGTCGCGCATCCCCTACGAGAAGGGCGGCCGCGGGATCAACACGCTCTCCAGTCAGGCGATCGAGAACGTCTCGCTCCGAACGGGAGACGGAAAGCCGGTGCTCGTCGAGATCGAGATGGTGAACGCCGCGGGCGTCTATCAGGTCGACAACCTCCTCAAGGAGAAATTAGAGGATTCGGGACTCGAAGAGCACGTTCGCATCGTCGCCGTCAACACGAGGTCCGAGGATCAACTGGTCGAGCGGATCGAGCTGTAG
- a CDS encoding mechanosensitive ion channel family protein: protein MSVGVSLQAGIGLNDTIARFLNGFGLPDAAASLLGQAIAFLIVFAVVFVLGRSLLLPIATRTMDSRGIESHAQKPLRRLLVVVVGFAGVTAAFGAAGYPNFLQSLATIAAAATLAIGFAMQNVLQNFVAGIFIYTDKPFKIGDWIQWDGNSGIVEDISFRVTRVRTFDNELLTVPNSALTDGVIKNPVAKDKLRLQVPFGIGYDDDVERATEIIVEEAEAREDILDDPAPSVRLTELGDSSVTLTSRIWIDDPNRSDFVKTRGEYVTTVKRRFDEEGIDIPYPNRTLGGELTVAGLEEVSPADD from the coding sequence ATGAGCGTAGGGGTGTCGCTGCAGGCCGGTATCGGACTGAACGACACGATCGCCCGCTTTCTGAACGGGTTCGGACTCCCGGACGCGGCCGCCAGCCTCCTCGGACAGGCGATCGCGTTCCTCATCGTGTTCGCGGTCGTGTTCGTTCTCGGTCGGAGCCTGCTGCTCCCGATCGCGACGCGGACGATGGACTCCCGCGGAATCGAGTCGCACGCGCAGAAGCCGCTCCGCCGACTCCTCGTCGTCGTCGTCGGCTTCGCCGGAGTCACGGCCGCGTTCGGCGCGGCGGGCTACCCCAACTTCCTACAGTCGCTGGCGACGATCGCCGCCGCGGCCACGCTGGCGATCGGCTTCGCTATGCAGAACGTGTTACAGAACTTCGTCGCCGGGATCTTCATTTACACCGACAAGCCGTTCAAGATCGGCGATTGGATCCAATGGGACGGCAACTCCGGGATCGTCGAAGACATCAGTTTCCGCGTCACCCGCGTCCGGACGTTCGACAACGAACTGCTGACGGTTCCGAACTCGGCGCTGACCGACGGCGTCATCAAGAACCCCGTCGCGAAGGACAAACTCCGCCTGCAGGTGCCCTTCGGAATCGGCTACGACGACGACGTCGAGCGGGCGACCGAGATCATCGTCGAGGAGGCCGAGGCCCGCGAGGACATCCTCGATGACCCCGCGCCGTCGGTGCGGCTCACCGAACTGGGCGACTCCTCGGTGACGCTCACTTCCCGCATCTGGATCGACGATCCCAACCGCTCGGACTTCGTGAAGACCCGCGGCGAGTACGTCACGACCGTCAAGCGCCGCTTCGACGAGGAGGGCATCGACATCCCGTACCCGAACCGCACGCTCGGCGGCGAACTCACCGTCGCCGGTCTCGAAGAGGTCTCGCCCGCCGACGACTGA
- a CDS encoding peroxiredoxin has translation MVSVGDDAPDFTAPLANGDVESFTLSETLGDEPVVLAFFPAAFTGTCTTEMCTFRDRLANFEDVGAEVYGVSIDTPFTLNEFREQNDLNFGLLSDSNREIIDAYGVSMDFADLGVYNLAKRAVFVVDDDGEVTYAWVSDDPGVEPDYDEVAAAAEAARATSV, from the coding sequence ATGGTCTCAGTCGGCGACGATGCTCCTGATTTTACCGCACCGCTCGCGAACGGCGACGTCGAATCGTTCACGCTCTCGGAGACCCTCGGCGACGAGCCGGTCGTGCTCGCGTTCTTCCCCGCCGCCTTCACGGGCACGTGCACGACCGAGATGTGCACCTTTCGCGACCGGCTGGCGAACTTCGAGGACGTCGGCGCGGAGGTCTACGGCGTCAGCATCGACACGCCGTTCACGCTCAACGAGTTCCGCGAGCAGAACGATCTCAACTTCGGCCTCCTCAGCGACAGCAACCGCGAGATCATCGACGCGTACGGCGTCTCGATGGATTTCGCCGACCTCGGCGTCTACAACCTCGCGAAGCGCGCGGTGTTCGTCGTCGACGACGACGGCGAGGTCACGTACGCGTGGGTGAGCGACGATCCCGGCGTCGAACCCGACTACGACGAAGTTGCGGCGGCAGCGGAAGCGGCGCGCGCTACGTCGGTGTGA
- the tatA gene encoding twin-arginine translocase TatA/TatE family subunit, with amino-acid sequence MYGTITPLFPGLPGGPEVLVVLLILVLLFGANKIPKLARSTGQAMGEFRRGREEIEEELKGMDDDDEEDEETTSTESTSTEKSTETN; translated from the coding sequence ATGTACGGAACTATCACCCCATTGTTCCCGGGGCTGCCGGGTGGACCGGAAGTGCTCGTCGTCCTGCTCATACTGGTGCTGCTGTTCGGCGCTAACAAGATCCCGAAACTCGCCCGCTCGACGGGGCAAGCGATGGGCGAATTCCGACGCGGCCGCGAGGAGATCGAAGAGGAACTGAAGGGGATGGACGACGACGACGAAGAGGACGAAGAAACGACGTCGACGGAATCGACCTCGACCGAGAAGTCGACCGAGACGAACTAA